In a genomic window of Longimicrobiaceae bacterium:
- a CDS encoding aminotransferase class III-fold pyridoxal phosphate-dependent enzyme, with translation MPRTVAVIQARTSSSRLPGKVLAPVGGVTMLERLVRQLRGARTLDQVVVATSDHPSDDALAAHLQAAGVPVHRGDLDDVLARFAGAAASQDAEVVVRLTGDCPLHTPDTVDDVVEAFHASGADYASNLEPYTRPDGLDVEVFTRESLERALREAEPGPDREHVTPWLRRSDHVRRHFHLHGDGLGGEGMRWTVDEPADLEYVRRVWARLDESGAQPHSYEMIMKAALEVGAREDADIPNRGYYKSLFEAAPADAAPALRLGRSEELLRRSAQVIPGGAQTYSKSWRQHVRGVSPVFLERGKGARVWDVDGNEYVDLIQGLLPNILGYAHPEVDRAAYEQAQRGHSFSLAHPLEVELAERLVRIIPCAEMVRFGKNGSDATAGAVRAARAFTGRERVATCGYHGWQDWFIGTTSRTAGVPAAVRELAHPFAYNDVEALDRVLSAHPGEFAAVIMEPFNFYEPAPGYLEGVKELARRHGALLIFDEICTGFHMGLGGAQTMFGVTPDLATFGKAMGNGYPISCIAGRRDVMAVFDEVFVSFTFAGDAASMAAAVAVLDQLEHTDALDRLQAAGRRLADGMHALAAEAGLAERFRTHGHPAWTLFRFLDENGVDDPVLKTLWSQEVVRRGVLVLATHNVCAALDYAAVEHVLRAYAAAFRRVGSLVAQGADLSMHLDGPVPAPAFRARG, from the coding sequence CAGGTGGTGGTCGCCACCTCGGACCACCCGAGCGACGACGCTCTGGCGGCGCACCTGCAGGCGGCGGGCGTCCCGGTGCATCGCGGCGACCTGGACGACGTGCTCGCCCGCTTTGCGGGAGCCGCCGCGAGCCAGGATGCCGAGGTGGTGGTGCGCCTCACCGGCGACTGCCCCCTGCACACGCCGGACACGGTGGACGATGTGGTGGAGGCGTTCCACGCGTCGGGCGCGGACTACGCGTCCAACCTGGAGCCCTACACCCGCCCCGACGGGCTGGACGTCGAGGTGTTCACCCGCGAGTCGCTGGAGCGCGCCCTGCGGGAGGCCGAGCCCGGGCCGGACCGGGAGCACGTCACTCCCTGGCTGCGCCGCTCCGACCATGTCCGCAGGCACTTCCACCTGCACGGCGACGGGCTGGGGGGCGAGGGAATGCGCTGGACCGTGGACGAGCCGGCCGACCTGGAGTACGTGCGCCGGGTGTGGGCCAGACTGGACGAATCCGGGGCCCAGCCCCACAGCTACGAGATGATCATGAAGGCTGCGCTGGAGGTCGGTGCGCGTGAGGACGCGGACATCCCCAACCGCGGGTACTACAAGTCGCTCTTCGAGGCGGCGCCCGCCGACGCGGCGCCCGCGCTCCGGCTGGGGCGCAGCGAGGAGCTGCTGCGCCGCAGCGCGCAGGTCATTCCCGGTGGGGCGCAGACCTACTCCAAGAGCTGGCGGCAGCACGTCCGCGGCGTTTCCCCGGTGTTCCTGGAGCGGGGGAAGGGTGCGCGGGTGTGGGACGTGGACGGCAACGAGTACGTGGACCTGATCCAGGGGCTCCTTCCGAACATCCTGGGGTACGCGCACCCGGAGGTGGATCGAGCGGCGTACGAGCAGGCGCAGCGCGGCCACTCCTTCTCCCTGGCCCACCCGCTGGAGGTCGAGCTCGCGGAGCGGCTGGTCCGCATCATCCCTTGCGCGGAGATGGTGCGCTTCGGCAAGAACGGCTCGGACGCCACGGCCGGCGCCGTGCGGGCGGCGCGCGCCTTCACCGGGCGCGAGCGGGTGGCTACCTGCGGCTACCACGGCTGGCAGGACTGGTTCATCGGCACCACGTCCCGCACGGCGGGGGTCCCGGCCGCGGTGCGGGAGCTGGCGCACCCGTTCGCCTACAACGACGTGGAGGCGCTGGACCGGGTCCTCTCGGCGCACCCCGGCGAGTTCGCCGCGGTGATCATGGAGCCGTTCAACTTCTACGAGCCGGCGCCGGGGTACCTGGAGGGGGTCAAGGAGCTGGCCCGCAGGCACGGCGCCCTGCTGATCTTCGACGAGATCTGCACCGGCTTCCACATGGGGCTGGGTGGGGCGCAGACGATGTTCGGGGTCACCCCCGACCTCGCCACCTTCGGCAAGGCGATGGGGAACGGGTACCCCATCTCCTGCATCGCGGGCCGGCGCGACGTGATGGCCGTGTTCGACGAGGTGTTCGTCTCCTTCACCTTCGCGGGCGACGCCGCCTCCATGGCCGCCGCGGTGGCGGTGCTCGACCAGCTGGAGCACACCGACGCGCTGGACCGGCTGCAGGCCGCCGGCCGCAGGCTGGCCGACGGGATGCACGCGCTGGCCGCGGAGGCCGGCCTGGCGGAGCGCTTCCGCACGCACGGGCACCCGGCCTGGACGCTCTTCCGCTTCCTGGACGAGAACGGCGTGGACGACCCGGTCCTGAAGACGCTATGGTCGCAGGAGGTGGTCCGGCGGGGCGTGCTGGTGCTGGCGACGCACAACGTCTGCGCCGCGCTGGACTACGCGGCGGTGGAGCACGTGCTCCGCGCCTACGCCGCGGCGTTCCGCCGCGTGGGCTCGCTGGTGGCGCAGGGCGCCGATCTGTCCATGCACCTGGACGGGCCGGTCCCGGCGCCGGCGTTCCGCGCGCGCGGGTGA
- a CDS encoding N-acetyl sugar amidotransferase → MYKGTEAENGGATAGFAERRLPLPVLRLVRCTRCGLPETYETIEFDSAGVCNICRQKEYKDARIDWADRRRQLDALIAEYRGRHEYDCIVPFSGGKDSTYTLYYLVKEYGIKPLVVQFNHGFMRPGLRENNERTFRELGVDVISFTPNWKVVKRVMLEALIRKGDFCWHCHTGIFSYPMHVALKYNTPLIFWGEPSSEYTAYYDYKDDQIEEVDETRFNRFVNLGITAEDMAGMISGDFALDPRDLTPFTYPSVRDLRRLRYRSVCLGSFIPWDVKQNVELIRRELGWQGDRVENMPFDRYPYEKIECWMQGVRDYIKYLKRGYSRVTQMTALDLRNGRISKDEAERLIAEHEGKRPPSLDLFLEYVGLTEDEFNAIVLKTVVPPFEPDFASMEPGEKLPDFDAWYRER, encoded by the coding sequence GTGTACAAGGGGACCGAAGCGGAGAACGGCGGGGCGACTGCGGGGTTTGCCGAGCGCAGGCTCCCGCTCCCGGTGCTGCGGCTGGTGCGCTGCACCCGCTGCGGCCTGCCCGAGACGTACGAGACCATCGAGTTCGACTCGGCCGGCGTCTGCAACATCTGCCGGCAGAAGGAATACAAGGATGCCCGGATCGACTGGGCCGACCGCAGGCGCCAGCTCGACGCGCTGATCGCCGAGTACCGCGGCAGGCACGAGTACGACTGCATCGTCCCCTTCTCGGGCGGGAAAGACTCCACCTACACCCTGTACTACCTGGTCAAGGAGTACGGGATCAAGCCTCTGGTGGTGCAGTTCAACCACGGCTTCATGCGGCCGGGGCTGCGAGAGAACAACGAGCGCACCTTCCGCGAGCTGGGCGTGGACGTGATCTCCTTCACCCCCAACTGGAAGGTGGTGAAGCGGGTGATGCTGGAGGCGCTGATCCGCAAGGGGGACTTCTGCTGGCACTGCCACACGGGGATCTTCTCCTATCCCATGCACGTGGCCCTGAAGTACAACACCCCGCTCATCTTCTGGGGCGAGCCATCGTCGGAGTACACCGCGTACTACGACTACAAGGACGACCAGATCGAGGAGGTGGACGAGACCCGCTTTAACCGGTTCGTCAACCTGGGGATCACCGCCGAGGACATGGCCGGGATGATCTCCGGCGACTTCGCGCTGGACCCGCGCGACCTCACCCCGTTCACCTACCCGTCCGTCCGCGACCTGCGGCGGCTCCGCTACCGCTCCGTCTGCCTGGGCTCGTTCATCCCCTGGGACGTGAAGCAGAACGTGGAGCTGATCCGGCGCGAGCTTGGGTGGCAGGGCGACCGCGTGGAGAACATGCCCTTCGATCGGTACCCGTACGAGAAGATCGAGTGCTGGATGCAGGGGGTGCGCGACTACATCAAGTACCTCAAGCGCGGCTACAGCCGGGTCACGCAGATGACGGCGCTCGACCTCCGGAACGGGCGCATCTCCAAGGACGAGGCGGAGCGGCTGATCGCCGAGCACGAGGGGAAGCGGCCCCCGTCGCTCGACCTCTTCCTGGAGTACGTGGGGCTCACCGAGGACGAGTTCAACGCCATCGTGCTCAAGACGGTGGTGCCGCCCTTCGAGCCGGACTTCGCGTCCATGGAGCCGGGCG